In Aequorivita sp. H23M31, a single window of DNA contains:
- a CDS encoding transglutaminase-like domain-containing protein, whose amino-acid sequence MKLQLESNQLEDYLQEIPPVVQFYTPLIQKKISEIKSRASNDHDRAKMAFETARDEIAHNFDTKSDNITVNAEDVLNRKEGICFAKSHLLASLLRGMEIPAGFCYQKVLKKGTVESGYALHGLNAIYLPETGWFRVDPRGNKLGIDSQFSIEEEKLAYPIRPELGEIDYNIVLTKPLATVVHFMQESRNCEQLFNSRPTDL is encoded by the coding sequence ATGAAATTACAATTAGAATCAAATCAATTAGAAGATTATTTACAGGAAATACCTCCTGTAGTTCAATTTTATACTCCCTTAATTCAGAAGAAAATCAGTGAAATTAAATCTCGGGCCTCAAATGATCACGATCGCGCAAAAATGGCCTTTGAGACTGCCCGTGATGAAATTGCACATAATTTCGACACTAAAAGTGATAATATTACCGTGAATGCTGAAGACGTTCTAAATAGGAAGGAAGGTATCTGTTTTGCCAAATCTCATCTATTGGCGAGTCTGCTGCGAGGGATGGAAATTCCCGCAGGATTTTGTTATCAGAAGGTTTTAAAGAAGGGAACAGTTGAATCGGGTTATGCACTTCACGGATTAAATGCCATTTATCTTCCCGAAACAGGTTGGTTCCGAGTGGATCCAAGAGGGAATAAACTTGGAATCGATTCGCAATTTTCTATTGAAGAAGAGAAATTGGCCTATCCTATAAGACCAGAGCTTGGAGAAATCGATTATAATATAGTACTGACCAAACCTTTGGCAACTGTAGTTCATTTTATGCAAGAATCTAGAAACTGCGAGCAACTTTTTAATTCAAGACCCACAGATCTATAA
- the groL gene encoding chaperonin GroEL (60 kDa chaperone family; promotes refolding of misfolded polypeptides especially under stressful conditions; forms two stacked rings of heptamers to form a barrel-shaped 14mer; ends can be capped by GroES; misfolded proteins enter the barrel where they are refolded when GroES binds), with protein MAKDIKFDVDARDAIKRGVDALANAVKVTLGPNGRNVIIGKSFGAPQVTKDGVTVAKEIELEDALENMGAQMVKEVASKANDLAGDGTTTATVLAQAIVREGIKNVAAGANPMDLKRGIDKAVSSIVANLEKQTTKVGNSSEMIKQVATISSNNDELIGDLIAQAFGKVGKEGVITVEESKGTETYVDVVEGMQFDRGYLSPYFVTDAEKMQTELENPMILLYDKKISSMKDLLPVLEPVAQQGKSLLIIAEDVDGEALATLVVNKLRGSLKIAAVKAPGFGDRRKAMLEDIAILTGGTVISEERGFTLENATIDMLGSAETVTIDKDNTTIVNGGGEKDTIKSRVNQIKAQIETTTSDYDKEKLQERLAKLAGGVAVLYVGAASEVEMKEKKDRVDDALNATRAAVEEGIVAGGGVALIRSLEVLKKITTDSLDETTGVNIVAKAIEAPLRIIVENAGGEGSVVINKVLEGKKNFGYDAKSGQYVDMLKAGIIDPKKVTRIALENAASIAGMILTTECALVDIKEEHGGGGMPGGMGGGMPGMM; from the coding sequence ATGGCAAAAGATATAAAATTTGATGTAGATGCCCGTGATGCAATAAAACGAGGTGTTGACGCATTGGCAAACGCAGTAAAAGTAACTTTGGGCCCAAATGGTCGTAATGTTATTATCGGTAAATCCTTTGGAGCGCCTCAAGTTACCAAGGATGGTGTAACCGTAGCAAAAGAAATTGAACTTGAAGATGCCCTGGAGAATATGGGTGCTCAGATGGTAAAAGAAGTTGCTTCCAAAGCCAACGATCTTGCTGGTGACGGAACAACTACTGCAACTGTTCTTGCTCAAGCTATTGTAAGAGAAGGCATAAAAAACGTAGCTGCAGGCGCAAATCCAATGGATTTGAAACGCGGTATTGACAAAGCTGTTTCATCAATTGTAGCAAATCTTGAAAAGCAAACTACCAAGGTTGGCAATTCTTCTGAAATGATTAAGCAAGTTGCTACCATTTCTTCTAACAATGACGAATTAATCGGGGATTTAATCGCCCAAGCTTTTGGTAAAGTAGGAAAAGAAGGAGTTATCACTGTTGAAGAATCAAAAGGAACTGAAACTTACGTTGACGTAGTGGAAGGAATGCAATTTGACCGTGGATATCTTTCTCCATATTTCGTAACAGATGCGGAAAAAATGCAAACTGAATTGGAAAATCCAATGATTTTGCTTTATGATAAAAAAATCTCTTCAATGAAGGATTTGCTTCCTGTACTTGAGCCGGTTGCCCAACAAGGAAAATCGTTGTTGATTATTGCTGAGGATGTTGATGGAGAAGCCTTGGCTACTTTGGTTGTAAACAAACTTAGAGGTTCATTAAAAATTGCAGCAGTAAAAGCTCCAGGTTTTGGTGACAGAAGAAAAGCAATGCTTGAAGATATTGCAATCCTTACAGGAGGAACAGTAATTTCAGAAGAGCGCGGTTTCACTTTAGAAAACGCAACTATCGATATGTTGGGTTCTGCTGAAACCGTAACCATCGATAAGGATAACACGACTATCGTAAACGGTGGTGGTGAAAAAGACACCATCAAATCTCGAGTTAATCAGATTAAAGCTCAGATCGAGACTACTACCAGCGACTATGACAAAGAAAAACTGCAAGAACGTTTGGCTAAATTGGCTGGCGGTGTTGCTGTTCTATACGTAGGTGCTGCTTCGGAAGTTGAAATGAAAGAGAAGAAAGATCGAGTTGATGATGCCCTTAACGCAACCCGTGCGGCCGTTGAAGAAGGAATTGTTGCCGGAGGTGGTGTTGCACTTATAAGATCTTTGGAAGTCTTGAAAAAAATAACTACTGATTCTCTAGATGAAACAACTGGAGTAAACATTGTTGCCAAAGCTATTGAAGCTCCGCTACGTATTATCGTAGAAAATGCAGGAGGTGAAGGTTCAGTAGTAATAAACAAAGTCTTGGAAGGCAAGAAAAACTTCGGTTACGATGCCAAATCAGGACAATATGTAGATATGCTAAAAGCTGGAATAATCGATCCGAAAAAAGTAACTCGTATCGCATTGGAGAATGCAGCATCCATTGCTGGAATGATTCTTACAACTGAGTGCGCTTTGGTTGATATCAAAGAAGAGCACGGCGGAGGCGGAATGCCTGGCGGAATGGGCGGTGGAATGCCTGGAATGATGTAA
- a CDS encoding co-chaperone GroES, which translates to MALKIQPLADRVLVQPEEAETKTASGLYIPDSAKEKPQQGKVVAVGKGKEDHKMTVKIGDTVLYGKYSGSELKFDGKDYLIMREDDILAII; encoded by the coding sequence ATGGCATTAAAAATTCAACCACTTGCAGACCGTGTATTGGTTCAGCCCGAAGAAGCAGAAACTAAGACCGCTTCCGGACTTTACATTCCTGATTCAGCTAAAGAAAAACCACAGCAAGGCAAAGTTGTAGCTGTAGGCAAAGGAAAAGAAGACCACAAAATGACCGTGAAAATTGGTGACACCGTACTTTACGGTAAATACTCAGGCAGCGAACTGAAATTTGATGGCAAGGACTATCTTATTATGCGCGAGGACGATATTCTTGCGATAATTTAA
- the secG gene encoding preprotein translocase subunit SecG: MSTFTIFLILIMIVAFLLVVVIMVQNPKGGGLSSSFGGGGGAQIGGVQKTSDFLDKSTWTLATIMLVLIMFSNVFIMGGRSLESKTFDQNAVPAVPTQQVPAQPATDNPE; encoded by the coding sequence ATGAGTACGTTTACAATATTCTTAATTTTGATAATGATAGTGGCCTTTTTATTGGTCGTAGTTATAATGGTACAAAATCCTAAAGGAGGCGGTCTTTCTTCTTCTTTTGGAGGTGGTGGCGGCGCCCAAATTGGTGGCGTACAAAAAACAAGCGACTTCTTGGATAAGAGTACTTGGACCCTTGCAACCATAATGCTAGTTCTAATCATGTTTTCGAACGTTTTTATTATGGGTGGAAGAAGCCTTGAATCCAAAACGTTTGACCAAAATGCTGTTCCAGCTGTACCTACACAACAGGTACCTGCGCAACCAGCTACGGATAATCCAGAGTAA
- a CDS encoding LptE family protein: MSKIAPFILLLSLSFLIHGCGAYSFTGADINYNTTKTVQVNYFQNNALIVEPGIARDFTQMLQDLLLNQTNLSLVNNNGDLIYEGEITQFYIAPITATSDSRAAQNRLTIAVNVRFYNTKDPLKDFEQSFSFYYDYDGQTQLTGSKLTAAVEIIFERITQDIFNKSLANW; the protein is encoded by the coding sequence ATGTCAAAAATAGCTCCGTTTATTCTCCTTTTAAGCTTATCGTTTTTAATTCACGGATGTGGTGCTTATTCCTTTACAGGAGCGGACATAAATTACAATACCACCAAAACGGTTCAGGTTAATTACTTTCAAAATAATGCACTTATTGTTGAACCTGGAATTGCTCGCGATTTCACCCAGATGCTGCAGGATCTGTTACTTAACCAGACAAACTTGAGCTTGGTAAATAACAATGGCGATCTGATATATGAAGGTGAAATAACACAATTTTATATTGCACCCATTACTGCAACTTCCGATAGTCGGGCCGCACAAAACCGGCTTACGATTGCCGTAAATGTTCGATTTTACAATACAAAGGATCCATTGAAGGATTTCGAACAGAGCTTTAGTTTTTATTATGACTACGATGGACAAACACAACTTACCGGTTCTAAATTGACCGCAGCAGTGGAAATTATTTTTGAACGGATAACCCAGGATATTTTTAATAAATCCCTCGCCAATTGGTAA
- a CDS encoding sigma-54 interaction domain-containing protein, with protein sequence MESIQATKQRFGIIGNDPKLNRAVEKAIQVAPTDISVLVTGESGVGKESIPKIIHSLSHRKHGKYIAVNCGAIPEGTIDSELFGHEKGSFTGATATRSGYFEVADGGTIFLDEVGELPLPTQVRLLRVLESGEFLKVGSSATQKTDVRIVAATNVKMVEAIEKGRFREDLYYRLSTVEINLPPLRERREDIHLLFRKFASDFAQKYKMPTIRLEDPAVEILLQYRWAGNVRQLRNVAEQISVLEQNREISAQTLKHYLPEMGSNLPAIVNNKKSESDFSSEREILYKVLFDMRRDMNDLKKLTLELMKTGNTAKVKEEQSSLINKIYSQESQVEDELAAIIDDETSDQSSDVEVLSIPEHTSESYSSAQDHRRKDNYEYAEEVEEEENLSLQQKELELIKKSLEKYKGKRKDAADELGISERTLYRKIKLYDL encoded by the coding sequence GTGGAAAGCATACAAGCAACAAAACAACGATTTGGAATAATAGGGAACGACCCAAAGCTGAATCGTGCCGTGGAAAAAGCGATTCAGGTGGCGCCAACGGATATTTCGGTATTGGTAACGGGTGAAAGCGGGGTAGGAAAAGAAAGTATTCCAAAAATAATCCATTCGCTTTCACATAGAAAACACGGGAAATATATTGCCGTGAACTGTGGCGCAATTCCCGAAGGAACGATTGATAGCGAACTCTTCGGTCACGAAAAAGGTTCCTTTACCGGAGCCACCGCTACCCGTAGTGGCTATTTTGAAGTAGCAGATGGAGGTACAATATTTTTAGATGAGGTAGGCGAATTACCGCTTCCTACACAAGTGCGTTTATTGCGGGTTTTAGAAAGTGGCGAGTTTCTGAAAGTAGGATCTTCCGCCACACAAAAAACAGACGTCCGCATTGTTGCCGCTACCAACGTAAAAATGGTGGAGGCGATTGAAAAAGGTAGATTCCGTGAAGATCTTTACTATAGACTGAGTACGGTGGAAATTAATTTGCCGCCGTTACGGGAAAGGCGTGAGGATATCCACCTTCTTTTTAGGAAATTCGCCTCAGATTTTGCCCAGAAATATAAAATGCCAACCATTCGTTTGGAAGATCCCGCGGTAGAAATATTATTGCAATACAGATGGGCGGGAAACGTACGCCAATTGCGAAACGTAGCCGAACAAATATCTGTTTTGGAGCAAAATCGTGAGATTTCAGCGCAAACGCTAAAACACTATCTCCCCGAAATGGGCAGTAATCTTCCTGCCATTGTCAACAACAAAAAATCGGAAAGCGATTTTAGCAGCGAAAGAGAGATACTTTATAAAGTTCTTTTTGATATGAGACGGGACATGAACGATTTGAAAAAACTCACGTTGGAGCTAATGAAAACGGGGAACACCGCAAAAGTAAAAGAGGAACAATCTTCTTTGATCAATAAAATATATTCCCAAGAAAGTCAAGTAGAAGATGAGCTAGCCGCTATTATTGATGATGAAACTTCCGATCAATCCTCAGATGTTGAGGTTTTGAGTATTCCGGAACACACTTCGGAATCCTACAGCTCTGCACAGGATCATCGAAGAAAAGATAATTATGAGTATGCTGAAGAAGTTGAGGAAGAGGAAAATTTATCGTTGCAGCAAAAGGAACTGGAACTAATAAAGAAATCTTTGGAAAAATATAAAGGAAAAAGAAAAGACGCGGCGGACGAACTTGGAATTTCAGAGAGAACTTTGTATCGGAAGATAAAACTGTACGATTTATAA
- the miaB gene encoding tRNA (N6-isopentenyl adenosine(37)-C2)-methylthiotransferase MiaB, with amino-acid sequence MEKVLDEAKQGNTLVLEAKEANSKKLYIESYGCSMNFSDSEIVASILVDQGYNTTNLLEDADLVLVNTCSIRDKAEQTIRKRLEKYNAVKRENNPNMKVGVLGCMAERLKEKLLEEEKIVDLVVGPDAYKDIPNLLKEVEEGREAVNVILSKDETYGDISPVRLGGNGITAFVSITRGCDNMCTFCVVPFTRGRERSRDPHSIIAEINDLGEKGYKEITLLGQNVDSYLWYGGGLKKDFKNASPMQQAIATTFAQLLEMATLAQPKMRIRFSTSNPQDMTEDVLHVMAKYDNICNHIHLPVQSGSTRILKEMNRQHTREEYLELIDKVRSIIPDCGISQDMIIGFPTETEEDHQDTLSLMELVKYDFGFMFKYSERPGTLAARKLEDDVPEEIKKRRLMEIVDLQQKHSAYHTHKTVGKIVEVLIEKESKKSDKEWSGRTPQNTVAVFPKENYKLGDFVLVEITECTTATLIGKAVGYSENH; translated from the coding sequence ATGGAAAAAGTTTTAGACGAAGCAAAACAAGGAAACACCTTGGTTCTTGAGGCCAAGGAAGCGAATTCCAAAAAATTATATATAGAGAGTTACGGTTGTTCCATGAATTTTAGTGACAGTGAAATTGTTGCTTCAATTCTAGTAGACCAAGGTTATAACACCACCAATTTACTCGAAGATGCCGATTTGGTTTTGGTAAACACCTGTTCCATTAGAGACAAGGCAGAGCAAACCATACGTAAACGATTGGAAAAATACAATGCGGTAAAACGAGAAAACAATCCCAATATGAAAGTGGGAGTCTTGGGTTGCATGGCAGAACGGCTTAAAGAGAAATTGCTAGAAGAAGAAAAGATTGTCGATCTGGTCGTTGGCCCAGATGCCTATAAGGACATTCCGAACCTTCTAAAGGAAGTGGAGGAAGGACGAGAGGCCGTAAACGTGATTTTGTCGAAAGATGAAACCTACGGTGATATTTCTCCAGTGCGTTTGGGTGGAAATGGAATTACCGCCTTTGTGAGCATAACCCGAGGTTGTGATAATATGTGTACGTTCTGTGTAGTTCCCTTCACCCGCGGCCGCGAACGTAGCCGCGATCCGCATAGCATTATCGCCGAAATAAACGATCTAGGTGAAAAAGGTTATAAGGAAATTACCCTGCTCGGTCAAAATGTAGATAGCTATTTATGGTATGGTGGAGGCCTAAAAAAGGATTTCAAGAATGCTTCTCCAATGCAACAAGCTATAGCCACAACTTTTGCGCAGCTTTTAGAAATGGCCACCTTGGCCCAGCCTAAAATGAGAATTCGTTTCTCAACCAGCAATCCTCAGGATATGACCGAGGATGTACTGCACGTAATGGCAAAATATGACAATATCTGCAACCATATCCATTTACCAGTTCAAAGTGGTAGCACCCGAATCTTGAAGGAAATGAACCGTCAACATACACGAGAGGAATATTTGGAGCTGATCGATAAGGTACGCAGCATAATTCCTGATTGTGGAATCTCCCAAGATATGATTATCGGGTTTCCTACTGAAACCGAGGAAGATCATCAAGATACCTTAAGCCTGATGGAACTTGTAAAATACGATTTTGGGTTTATGTTCAAATATTCTGAACGTCCCGGAACCTTGGCTGCGAGAAAATTGGAAGACGATGTGCCCGAAGAAATCAAGAAAAGACGACTGATGGAGATTGTCGATCTGCAACAAAAACACAGCGCCTATCACACCCATAAAACGGTAGGGAAAATTGTTGAAGTGTTGATTGAAAAGGAATCTAAGAAGAGCGACAAGGAATGGAGTGGACGAACACCCCAAAATACTGTGGCAGTTTTCCCCAAGGAAAATTATAAATTGGGAGATTTTGTTCTTGTGGAAATAACCGAATGCACCACCGCCACATTAATAGGCAAGGCTGTGGGATATTCTGAAAATCATTAG
- the dnaE gene encoding DNA polymerase III subunit alpha, producing the protein MYLIFDTETTGLPKDYKAPVSDTDNWPRCIQIAWQLHDDMGNVVEHQDYLIKPQGFNIPFDAEKIHGISTELAQKKGRPFAEVLSLFNESLKKTKFVVGHNLDFDLKIMGAEVYRLGLENSLEKLPVLDTCTETTATLCQISGGRGGKFKLPTLTELHDFLFTESFKEAHNATADVEATTRCFLELLRRQIFTVEELDVQPDYFDHFSEANPKTIELIGLKHINLKKASQKIREELLAASKIEGISSEEIEENLATLEEVPFVHLHNHSQYSILQSTSSTLDLVNAAVAENMSAVALTDTGNMMGAFHFVQAVEDYNKSLAPENLDKKLKGIVGCEFFVCEDHLNKNQKDNGYQIVMLAKNKNGYHNLVKMASIAYTTGFYYVPRIDKNVVEKYKEDIIVLTGGINGEVPAKILNVGEKQAEDALLWWKEKFGDDLYVEILRHNQEDENRVNEVLVEMAKRNGVKLVACNNTYYIKKEDANAHDILLCVKDGEKQGTPIGRGRGYRFGMPNQEYYFKSQDEMKAIFQDLPEAILNIEEVISKIEPFVLHRDVLLPNFTIPEKFLHAEDADGGKRGENAYLRYLTYEGAKKRYPELLEVSFEDLTNSKIAVESSDRVNSIKQRLDFELEVIANTGYPGYFLIVQDFIAEARRMGVAVGPGRGSAAGSAVAYCLGITNICPIKYDLLFERFLNPDRVSMPDIDIDFDDEGRSKVMDYVIHKYGSNQVAQIITYGTMAAKSSIRDTARVLDLPLNESDRIAKLIPNMTKLNKIFGLSDSELRSRFRSDELPKVMELLNLSEGSDLEAQTINQAKILEGSVRNTGIHACGVIITPSDITDFVPVALAKDSDLYVTQFDNSVVESAGLLKMDFLGLKTLTLIKDTVQLVKHKHNIDLEPDYFPLDDVKTYELFQRGETIGIFQYESPGMQKYMKELKPSVFADLIAMNALYRPGPMEYIPSFVRRKHGEEEIEYDLPAMEEYLQETYGITVYQEQVMLLSQKLAGFTKGEADVLRKAMGKKQKSVLDKMKPRFIAQASEKGYDAEKLEKIWKDWEAFASYAFNKSHSTCYAWIAYQTAYLKAHYPAEYMAAVLSNNMNDIKQVTFFMDECRRMGLTVLGPDVNESFHKFTVNDQGAIRFGMGAVKGVGSSAVATIIEHRKDGKYKSIFDLAKRIDLRAANKKAFENLALAGGFDSFNAHRAQYLHDDGDGVIFIEKVLRYANKFQETQNSAQTSLFGDASEVQIPEPEVPPCEEWGTMKKLRQEREVVGVYISGHPLDDFKIEIKSFANCKVSDFNRLDLLLNREMSFGGVVSDVQHRESKNGKGWAIFIVEDYEDSFEFKIFGEEYLKWRHFLVPNSFIFGKVFVREGWTNRDTGKKGEPRMQYNSFQLLHDVMENYSKKLTLQIPLREIKEGRIEQLKELFNTHKGNKPLTFVVYEETEKIKLSMPSRKNSVNISKELLIELHNQQVKYKLN; encoded by the coding sequence ATGTATTTAATTTTCGACACAGAAACCACAGGTCTTCCCAAGGATTACAAAGCACCCGTTAGCGATACAGATAATTGGCCAAGGTGTATTCAAATAGCTTGGCAGCTCCATGATGACATGGGAAATGTGGTGGAACATCAGGACTATTTGATCAAGCCTCAAGGTTTCAATATTCCTTTCGATGCCGAAAAGATCCATGGAATTTCAACTGAACTCGCGCAGAAAAAGGGCCGGCCGTTCGCCGAAGTACTTTCCTTGTTTAATGAGTCGCTTAAAAAGACGAAATTCGTTGTGGGCCACAACTTGGATTTCGACCTAAAAATAATGGGTGCGGAAGTTTATAGGCTAGGGTTGGAAAATTCACTTGAAAAACTTCCTGTTCTAGACACCTGTACCGAAACCACTGCAACGCTCTGCCAAATTTCTGGCGGTAGGGGCGGAAAATTCAAATTGCCCACGCTTACAGAACTTCACGATTTTCTGTTTACAGAGTCTTTTAAGGAAGCGCATAATGCAACTGCGGATGTTGAAGCCACTACCCGTTGTTTTCTGGAACTTTTACGTCGCCAGATTTTTACGGTGGAAGAATTGGATGTTCAGCCGGATTATTTTGATCATTTTTCAGAAGCTAACCCGAAAACAATTGAACTCATTGGGCTCAAGCATATAAATTTAAAGAAGGCTTCCCAAAAGATTAGAGAAGAGTTATTGGCCGCCTCAAAGATTGAAGGAATTTCATCGGAGGAAATTGAGGAGAATCTTGCCACTCTGGAGGAAGTGCCATTCGTCCATCTTCACAACCATTCGCAATATTCCATATTACAATCTACTTCCAGCACTTTGGATCTTGTGAATGCTGCCGTTGCGGAAAATATGTCTGCCGTGGCTTTGACCGATACTGGAAATATGATGGGAGCTTTCCACTTTGTGCAAGCTGTTGAGGATTATAATAAATCTCTTGCTCCTGAAAATTTAGATAAGAAATTAAAAGGAATTGTGGGATGCGAGTTTTTTGTTTGTGAGGATCATTTAAACAAAAATCAAAAGGACAACGGCTATCAAATCGTGATGTTAGCGAAAAACAAGAATGGATACCATAATTTGGTAAAAATGGCCTCTATCGCTTATACTACAGGTTTCTATTACGTTCCCCGCATTGACAAAAATGTTGTGGAAAAATACAAAGAAGATATTATTGTATTGACAGGTGGCATTAATGGAGAAGTACCTGCCAAAATTTTGAATGTGGGAGAAAAGCAGGCAGAGGACGCTTTGCTATGGTGGAAGGAGAAGTTTGGCGATGATCTTTATGTTGAAATTTTACGCCACAATCAGGAGGATGAAAATCGCGTGAACGAGGTTTTGGTGGAAATGGCTAAACGTAATGGCGTAAAATTGGTAGCTTGCAACAATACTTATTATATAAAGAAGGAGGATGCCAACGCCCACGATATCCTGCTATGTGTTAAGGACGGGGAAAAGCAGGGCACTCCTATTGGTCGTGGTAGGGGTTATCGCTTTGGAATGCCCAACCAGGAATATTATTTCAAGAGCCAGGATGAAATGAAAGCCATATTTCAGGATCTTCCAGAGGCTATTTTAAATATTGAAGAGGTTATCTCAAAAATTGAACCTTTCGTTTTGCATCGAGATGTTCTGCTCCCCAATTTCACTATTCCCGAAAAATTTCTTCACGCAGAGGATGCCGATGGAGGTAAGCGTGGAGAGAATGCTTATCTGCGTTATTTAACCTATGAGGGAGCTAAAAAACGATACCCAGAATTGCTTGAAGTTTCCTTCGAGGATTTGACAAATTCTAAAATTGCCGTTGAAAGTTCCGATCGTGTCAACTCAATCAAACAACGTCTCGATTTTGAGTTGGAAGTAATTGCAAATACGGGTTATCCAGGTTACTTTTTGATCGTTCAGGACTTTATTGCCGAAGCCAGGCGAATGGGGGTTGCAGTAGGGCCGGGAAGAGGCTCCGCTGCCGGTAGTGCAGTGGCCTATTGTTTGGGAATCACCAATATCTGCCCCATTAAATACGATTTGCTGTTTGAGCGTTTCCTGAATCCGGATAGGGTAAGTATGCCCGATATAGATATTGACTTTGATGATGAGGGTAGAAGTAAGGTAATGGATTATGTAATTCATAAATACGGAAGTAACCAGGTTGCGCAGATTATAACCTACGGAACTATGGCAGCCAAATCCTCTATTCGGGATACCGCCCGAGTTCTCGATCTGCCACTAAATGAATCGGATAGAATTGCCAAGCTCATCCCCAATATGACAAAGCTGAATAAAATCTTCGGTTTAAGTGATTCGGAATTGAGAAGCCGTTTCCGTTCGGATGAATTGCCAAAAGTGATGGAGCTTTTAAATTTATCTGAAGGATCTGATCTGGAAGCGCAAACTATTAACCAGGCGAAAATTCTAGAAGGTTCCGTTAGAAATACAGGAATCCACGCCTGTGGGGTAATTATTACTCCCAGCGATATAACCGATTTTGTACCCGTTGCCCTCGCTAAGGATTCCGATTTGTACGTTACGCAATTCGATAACTCCGTAGTGGAAAGTGCAGGCCTGCTAAAAATGGATTTCCTCGGCCTTAAAACCTTGACTTTAATTAAAGACACTGTCCAACTCGTAAAACACAAACATAATATCGATCTGGAACCGGATTATTTTCCGTTGGACGATGTTAAGACTTACGAGCTTTTCCAACGCGGAGAAACCATTGGTATTTTCCAGTATGAATCTCCAGGGATGCAGAAGTATATGAAGGAACTAAAGCCTTCCGTTTTTGCAGATTTAATTGCGATGAACGCACTTTATCGTCCCGGACCGATGGAATATATCCCAAGTTTCGTAAGAAGAAAACATGGTGAGGAGGAGATTGAATATGATCTTCCCGCCATGGAAGAATACTTACAGGAAACCTATGGAATTACTGTTTATCAAGAACAAGTGATGTTGCTTTCGCAAAAATTGGCTGGCTTTACCAAAGGTGAAGCGGATGTTTTGCGGAAGGCAATGGGTAAGAAGCAAAAATCCGTTCTAGACAAGATGAAGCCTCGATTTATTGCCCAGGCTTCCGAAAAAGGTTACGATGCTGAAAAACTCGAAAAAATCTGGAAGGATTGGGAGGCCTTTGCTAGTTATGCCTTTAACAAATCCCACTCTACCTGTTATGCTTGGATTGCTTATCAAACCGCATATTTAAAAGCACATTATCCAGCCGAATATATGGCCGCTGTTTTGAGCAATAATATGAACGACATTAAGCAGGTCACATTTTTTATGGATGAATGCAGGCGAATGGGACTTACCGTTTTAGGTCCAGATGTCAACGAATCCTTCCATAAATTTACCGTTAACGACCAGGGCGCGATCCGCTTTGGTATGGGAGCCGTTAAAGGTGTTGGGAGCAGTGCGGTAGCCACGATTATAGAGCATAGAAAAGACGGAAAATATAAATCTATCTTCGATTTAGCCAAGCGTATCGATCTGCGAGCCGCCAATAAAAAGGCTTTTGAAAATCTTGCTTTGGCTGGAGGTTTCGACAGTTTTAATGCGCATCGAGCCCAATATCTTCACGATGATGGGGATGGCGTAATCTTTATTGAAAAAGTTTTGCGGTATGCTAATAAATTTCAGGAGACACAGAACTCCGCCCAAACCAGTCTTTTTGGGGATGCCAGCGAAGTGCAAATTCCGGAACCGGAAGTGCCGCCTTGCGAAGAATGGGGCACTATGAAAAAATTAAGACAGGAAAGAGAGGTTGTGGGAGTATATATTTCAGGACATCCATTGGATGACTTTAAGATCGAAATAAAGAGTTTTGCGAACTGTAAAGTATCCGATTTTAACCGTTTGGACTTATTACTAAATAGAGAAATGAGTTTTGGTGGCGTGGTAAGTGATGTGCAGCACCGGGAATCTAAAAATGGTAAGGGTTGGGCTATTTTTATAGTGGAGGATTATGAAGATAGCTTTGAGTTTAAAATCTTTGGAGAAGAATATTTAAAATGGCGACATTTCCTAGTGCCCAACTCCTTTATTTTTGGAAAGGTTTTCGTGAGGGAAGGGTGGACCAATCGCGATACCGGCAAAAAGGGAGAACCTAGAATGCAGTACAATAGCTTTCAACTGCTTCACGATGTTATGGAGAATTATTCTAAAAAATTGACGCTACAGATTCCTTTACGCGAAATAAAAGAAGGAAGAATCGAGCAATTAAAGGAATTATTTAACACTCATAAAGGCAATAAACCACTAACCTTCGTTGTCTATGAGGAGACGGAAAAGATAAAGCTTTCTATGCCCAGCCGGAAAAATAGCGTGAACATTTCTAAAGAATTATTGATAGAGCTGCATAACCAACAGGTTAAATATAAGCTCAATTAA